TGCCGGGGCCGAATCTCTTGCTGGTGCTTATCGGTAGTGCAGCCTCTGCGGGGAAACTGAGTTTTGAGAAATCGCCGTCGCCGCCCAGGATGCGTTGATTCACGTCGCCAAAGCGCTGAACAACCACCGAGTCGTCGAACAATCGGCTGAGCAAGGCCTCCTGCTCCCAGGAGGTGTCTTGCATCTCGTCGATATAGACCAGGGGAAACCTGCGGGACACCCGTTCCTTGATAGCAGGAGATTGTTCAAGCAGCATCTCGGCAAACGCGAACATGTCCGCGTAACGAAAGACGCCGGCCTGCGTGAGTTGCAGCTTGATTTCCTCGAGGAGGGGGTAGGTCTTCGAGGTGGCCTTGGGAATTGTTCCTTCCTCGCTGCCCAGCACCAAGTCTGGGCCTCTGTAGACCAGCCCGCCCACCATCGGCTTGACCCCTTCGTCTTTTTGCGCCCAGCCCCAGAGCGATGGCTTCTTCATTGCCAGCGCGATGGCCTTGTTGGCGAAGACCTCGTCGTCAATGACGTCGACTGATAGCCCGAGGCTACGTAGCGCTGGCAGTGCCAGGAAGCGGTCGACGAAGCCGTGAATGGTCCCGATGAAGTGCGGGTACGCCAACAGTCGCGCTCCCTCGGCCGTGGCTCCCAGCCGTCGCTGGATTTCCTCCCGCGCAACGTTCGTGTGGCTGAGCACGCAGATGCCGCGTTGGTCGTATGGCCACTTGCGCGCGAGGAGCAAGAGCTTGGCAGCCAGGACGGTAGTTTTACCGCTGCCAGGCGCCGCGTTGACATCACCAGAACCTGTTGCCAGCAAAACCGCTTGCCGCTCGGCATCGGTGAAGTCCAAATCGGGAGCTAGGTACTGAAGCTCGGCGAGGTCGTCTCCGGTAATGACGGGAATGCTCATGCTGCCGCGGCCGCCTTTCCGGTCAGCCAGTTCAGAGCTTGCCGCAGATACGGCGGGAGCTTTGCGAAGAGCGCGTCACCCGTCCCGTAGTCGCCGGTTGCCACAAGGTGGGCGGCGTACTGCGCAGTGACCGCTTTTGAGGCCCTACCACTCGCGAGCGGTTCATAGATGAGCGCGGCAAGCTTGTCTTCGTCATGCCCTGCCGCAGAGAGTGCTGCCCACGCATCGTGAGCTTCGGCCATGGCGAGCACCTCGTCCGCCTCGTCGAGCCGTTCACCCTTGACGTCAGCCTTTGTCGCGAGGTGGGTCGCGGTGAACATGAGCTCGCCGCAGCCGTACCGCGCCAGGTCGTACTCGAAGGTCCAGCGGTCCGAAACGCAGACGATGGTGTTGCCGCCTTGTGCTCTCTCCACCTTCGTCTTCACGACAGCCTTCAGCGCCTCGGGTGAATAGTCCGAATCGAAGCGCGCCTTTCCGCTATCGGACTTCTTGATGTAGCCGTTGGCGGCGTCCGGGACCACATCACGGTCGGTCAGACACGCGACTGGGATTTGGATGACCTCGCCGTCCTTGGCACGCTGAAGAATCCTTGCGTAGTGGTACAGGCCAACGCCGCCGACGTTCACCACGGCAAGCCCGTACTTTGAGAACGACATGCCGCAGGCTGCGGCCAGCGCCGGTAGGAGGAGCGCCTCGGCCGGACCTTCAACGATGGCGACACCTCTAGCGAAGAAGAGGTTGGCCTTGGTGGCATCAAGGAATCGGCGCAGAAAGTCGTAGTCGTTCTTCTTGAGCTTCGTCTTGTCGTGCCCGAGGCTGAACAACTGAGCGCGATGCACGAGGGTCATCGAGGCGATGTCGGCGCCGGCGGCAAGTGAGGGGCTGTGGGTGGTCATCACCACCTGGACCGGACGCTTCCCTTCCTGCGGCTTGGTGGCGCTTTGTTCCAGGAGCTCCTGTACTCGCTCCTGTAGCTGCGGATGGAGGTGCGCCTCCGGCTCCTCGATGAGGAGCAGCGCGAGTTCGTCGCCATCTCTGAGCAGCACGAGCTCAGTGGCCATGAAGAGGGCGTTGTTGTAGCCCAGACCCCGCGTGCATCGCTCGTCGTGGTGGATGCCAGCTGACGGCAGCAGCCCCAGCTCGAACTTCTCAAGGATGGGTTGGAGGGCTAGGTCGGGGGCAATCTGGATGCGGGATTCGAGCGAATCACCGGCAAAGGCGAACTTACCGAGGTAGTTGTTGTTGATGTCGTCCTGGACACCCTTGATGACGGGGTGCTTGCCGAGGTAGTTCTGGGTGAAGGCCATCAAGCCGACCAAGTTCCCGGGAATTTTGGTTGGGTCATCAGCATCGAAATCGTTGACCTCCTGGCCTTTGATGCTCTTGTGCGCCCCGAGAATCTGCGAGAGGCGGGATTGGCGCGCTGGCTTCAGTTCGGCTTCAGCGTCACGAAGCGGACGCAGATAGGTGGCTCGTACGAGCTCACGGACGGCGCTTCCAACTTCCAGACCGATACCATCGCGGCCAGCGCGGGTGATCGCGTCGATACGACCGCGCTTGTTGTCCTTCGGGGGAATCCAGCGAGCCTGCAGGTGAAGGATGAGGCTACGGCTCCCGTCGGTCTCATAGGTGAGCCATTCAAGCACCGCCGCCTCTTGGTCCGCATTCAGGTCAGCCAAGGTGGCCTCGATGAACATCGACTGGGCGCGAGATTCGCCCTCGATGTGGAAGTCCTGCTCGAACAGGCGCACGAACTCGTAGCTCGTGGTCCAGAGAACCTGCCGTATGGCATCGACGACCGCAGTCTTGCCGGCGTCATTCTCGCCAATGAGGATGTTCAGACCGGGCGACAGGGTCCAGTCAAGTTGTGGGGCGGTCTTGCCATCGCCGAAGGCGCGGAAGTTCTGGGCGCGGATTCTCTGAAGATGCATTTTGGTTCTCCCTGTAGTGGCCTGCAGCACGCCGACAGAGATGCGTACTTGCATCGCCCCGTGAGCGTTCTGGCCTTCTTGTAGATTCGGACATCCAGCAGGACGCTATTGACTACGACGTCACGAACCTGCCCACTCCGCCGACAGCGACTCCGCCTGTTTCAATACTGTCTCCGTCGCCTCGTCCTGCCGATCCGGCGGGTACTTGTAGCGCTTGAGCAGGGTCTTCACCATCACGCGCAACCGAGCACGCACCGTCTCGCGCACAGACCAGTCAACGGTCAAGGAACCCCTGAGCTTTTGAGTCAGCTCGACCGCAATCTGCTTGAGCGTCGCATCGCCCAGATCGCGTACCGCCGCCTCATTCGTGGCCAGCGCGTCGTAGAAGGCCATCTCGTCCGTGGTCAGCCCCAGGCGCTCGCCGCGTAGCGCCGCCTCCTGGAACTTCTTGGCCATCTCGATGAGCTCTTCGATGACCTGGGCCGTCTCGATGGCGCGGTTGCGGTAGCGCTGCAGGCTCAGCTGCAGCAGCTCGGAGAACTTGGCCTGTTGCACCACGTTGGTCTTGAAGCGCGACTTGATGTCGTCCTTCAGCAGGCGTTCCAGCAACTCCACCGCAAGGTTGCGCTCCTTCATGTGGCGCACGTCTTCCAGGAACTCGTCGGACAGGATGCCAATGTCCGGCCGGTTCAGTCCGGCCGCCTTGAAGATGTCGATGATTTCGGCGCTGACCACGGCCTTGCTCATGATCTGGCGCAAGGCGTGTTCCTTCTGCTCGTCGCTGAGCTTCTTGCCCGAGGTGCCGAACTTGGTCAGCGCCGCCTTCACGGCCTGCAGAAAGGCCAGTTCGTCGCGGTGCGTCAACGCTGCATCCAGCGTGCAGCACAGCGCGAAGGCTTTGCTGGCAGACAACACGGTGTCGGCAAAACGCTTCTTGCCGTCGTCCAGGCCCAGGATGTGGTTCGCCACGCCGGGCAGTAGCTGCCAAGCTTGGGTGCGGAACGCGTTGTAGCCGAAGCCGTGCAGCATGTCGTGCAGCACGCCCATCTTCTCCAGCAGCACGGCGAGCGCGTCCTCGGCCGCGATGGTGGGTTTGCCCTTGCCTTTGGCCTGGGTGTAGTCCTTCAGTGCAGCCTTCAGCTCATTGGCGATGCCGATGTAGTCCACCACCAGGCCGCCCGGCTTGTCCCTGAACACGCGGTTCACGCGGGCGATGGCCTGCATCAGGTTGTGGCCCTTCATGGGCTTGTCCACGTACATGGTGTGCATGCACGGAGCGTCGAAGCCGGTAAGCCACATGTCGCGCACGATGACCAGCTTGAATGAGTCCGCCGGGTCTTTGTAGCGGCGCTCCAGTCGCTTCTTTGTGTCCTTGCTGTAGATATGGGGCTTGAGGAGCGCCTTGTCCGAGGCCGAGCCGGTCATGATGATCTTGACCACGCCCTTCTCGGGGTCCGGGTCGTGCCAACTGGGACGCAGGGCGATGATGGCGTCGTAAAGATGCACGCAGATTTCGCGGCTCATCGCCACCACCATGGCCTTGCCGTCCAGGCTGGCCAGGCGGTTCTCGAAGTGCTCCACCAAGTCGGCCGCCACCTTCTGGATGCGCGGGGGTGCGCCCACCAGCTTCTCCAGCGCGGCCCAGCGGCGCAGCTGGGCGGCTTTGGCGGTGTCGTCTTCCTCGTCCTCGGTCAGCTCGTCCACCTCGTCGTCGAGCTGCGGCGTATCCGCCTCCTTCAACTCCAGGCGGGCCAGCCGGCTCTCGTAGTAGATCGGCACGGTGGCGCCGTCCTTCACGGCCTGCTCCACGTCGTAGATGTGGACGTAGTCGCCGAATACGGCCCGGGTGTCGCGGTCCTCCAGGGACACCGGGGTGCCGGTGAAGGCCACGAAGGTGGCGTTGGGCAGGCCATCGCGCAGGTGCTGGGCATAGCCGTAGCGCACATTACGCAGCCCACCGTACTCGGCGGGTGGCTCGGCCACCTGCAAGGCCAGTGGCTCGTTGGCGGCCGAGGTCTTGCGCGCATCCTTCATCTGCTTCTGTAGCTTGGGCATGCTCGCCTGAAAGCCGTACTGACTGCGGTGCGCTTCGTCGCAGATGACGACGATGTTGCTGCGCGCCGAGAGCTCGGGGAACTCGTCCTCGTCCTCACCAGGCGAGAACTTCTGGATGGTCGTGAAGATGACGCCGCCCGAAGGCCTGTTGGCCAGCAGCTCGCGCAGTCTGGGCCGGGTGTCGGCCTGCACCGGCGTCTCGCGCAGCAGTTCGGCCGCGCTGGCGAACACGCCGAAGAGCTGGTTGTCCAGGTCATTGCGGTCGGTCACCACCACCAGGGTCGGGTTGCCCATTTGCGGGTGCTGCATCAACTTGCCGGCCAGGCAGGTCATCTCGATGCTCTTTCCGGCGCCCTGGGTGTGCCACACCACTCCGCCCTTGCCCCGGCGCGCGGCATCGGCGCCTGGGTTTGAAGCCACCAGCACGCTCTCCACCACCGCACGCACCGCGTGGAACTGGTGATAGCCCGCCACCTTCTTGACCAGTCGGCCTTCGTCCTCGAACAGGATGAAGTGGCGCAGGTAGTCCAGCAGCCGTTCTCGCTGGAACAAGCCGTACACCAGCGTCTCCAGCTCGCGCATCGGTCCCAGCGGGTCGACGGTCTCCCCGTCAATGGTGCGCCAGGCCATGAAGCGTTCCTGGTCTGCAGTGAGTGAGCCCACACGGGCCTCGATGCCGTCGCTGATGACCAGCAGCTCGTTGCTTACGAACAGGTCCGGGATTTCTTCCTTGTAGGTCTGCAGCTGGTTGAAGGCGCCCCACAGGTCCGCGTTCTCGTCGCCGGGGTTCTTCAGCTCGAGCACCACGACCGGCAGGCCGTTGAGAAAGAGCACTACGTCCGGGCGGCGCGGCCGCTTCGACCCCTGGATGCTGAACTGGTTCAGCGCCAGCCAGTCGTTGAGGGCGACGTCCTCCCAGTCGACCAGCCGCACCCGGTCACCACGGGTCTCGCCGTCCTTCTGGTACTGGACCGGCACCCCTTCCACCAGCCAGCGGTGCATCGCCCGGTTGGCCTGCACCTGGCCGGGAACATTGGGGTTGAGCACCATGCGCGCGGCCTCGTCTTGCGCACCGGAGGGGATGTGAGGGTTCAGGCGACGGATGGCATCGCGCAGGCGATGCTTCAGCAGAACTTCGCGGTAGCTGTCGCGTTCGGTGCCTGGGGTCTTTGCGTCGGGCGGCGATACGTCCGGGCCGTGGCCCACCTCCCAGCCCAGGGCCGACAGCCATTCGAGCGTGGCCTGCTCGATGTGGTCTTCCAGGATTGCCGCACTCGCCATGCTTGTGGTCCTCTTGTTTGCCGTTGCCTTGAGTGCTTTGCTCAGGTCAGGGCTTTGACCCGGGGGCGGAACACCTCCGACATCCGCAAGGCCGCTGACTCCAGCCAGGTGAAGTAGGCCGGCCACTGCGCTTCGTCCACCAACGGCGACTCGGGGCGGACCTGGATGATTCGGCAGGCGTGCCCGTCAGGCAGTTCCTGCCAGTTCAGGCTCAGCTGCAGCTCGCCTTCGATGGAGTCCCTCTGGGCTAGCAGTTGCTTGAACATGGCCTTGGAGTTGTCGTGGTCGATGTAGACCTCCATGCCCACACGGCTTTCGCGCGAGTTCACGGTGGCCGCCAGGTGCACGCCAGCGCGGCCCAGGGCGATGTTGGTCCAGTGCTGGGGCAGCGGCTTCTGCGTGCGCAGTGTGGAACCCTTGTCCTGCAACCAGGTCGACCAATCGGTCCAGAACTTCAGCTGACGCTGCTTGGTCGGCGTCATGGTGGCGGCCACCTTGGCATTCTGCTGCCCGGTCTTGGCCCAGTCGTTGGGCTTGACCACCACGTTGAAGCTCGGGGCCATGGGCGAATCGCCGATCCGCCAGAGCTCGATTTCCACCGCGAAGAAGTCCAACTCGTCGGTCGTGTGCTGGTTCAGGAACTCGAGCGCCGCCACATGCTCGGTGCGGAAGGACTCGGCCACCCAGATGACCTTGCGCGCGCCGACGC
This genomic stretch from Piscinibacter gummiphilus harbors:
- a CDS encoding ATP-dependent nuclease, encoding MQVRISVGVLQATTGRTKMHLQRIRAQNFRAFGDGKTAPQLDWTLSPGLNILIGENDAGKTAVVDAIRQVLWTTSYEFVRLFEQDFHIEGESRAQSMFIEATLADLNADQEAAVLEWLTYETDGSRSLILHLQARWIPPKDNKRGRIDAITRAGRDGIGLEVGSAVRELVRATYLRPLRDAEAELKPARQSRLSQILGAHKSIKGQEVNDFDADDPTKIPGNLVGLMAFTQNYLGKHPVIKGVQDDINNNYLGKFAFAGDSLESRIQIAPDLALQPILEKFELGLLPSAGIHHDERCTRGLGYNNALFMATELVLLRDGDELALLLIEEPEAHLHPQLQERVQELLEQSATKPQEGKRPVQVVMTTHSPSLAAGADIASMTLVHRAQLFSLGHDKTKLKKNDYDFLRRFLDATKANLFFARGVAIVEGPAEALLLPALAAACGMSFSKYGLAVVNVGGVGLYHYARILQRAKDGEVIQIPVACLTDRDVVPDAANGYIKKSDSGKARFDSDYSPEALKAVVKTKVERAQGGNTIVCVSDRWTFEYDLARYGCGELMFTATHLATKADVKGERLDEADEVLAMAEAHDAWAALSAAGHDEDKLAALIYEPLASGRASKAVTAQYAAHLVATGDYGTGDALFAKLPPYLRQALNWLTGKAAAAA
- a CDS encoding type I restriction endonuclease subunit R: MASAAILEDHIEQATLEWLSALGWEVGHGPDVSPPDAKTPGTERDSYREVLLKHRLRDAIRRLNPHIPSGAQDEAARMVLNPNVPGQVQANRAMHRWLVEGVPVQYQKDGETRGDRVRLVDWEDVALNDWLALNQFSIQGSKRPRRPDVVLFLNGLPVVVLELKNPGDENADLWGAFNQLQTYKEEIPDLFVSNELLVISDGIEARVGSLTADQERFMAWRTIDGETVDPLGPMRELETLVYGLFQRERLLDYLRHFILFEDEGRLVKKVAGYHQFHAVRAVVESVLVASNPGADAARRGKGGVVWHTQGAGKSIEMTCLAGKLMQHPQMGNPTLVVVTDRNDLDNQLFGVFASAAELLRETPVQADTRPRLRELLANRPSGGVIFTTIQKFSPGEDEDEFPELSARSNIVVICDEAHRSQYGFQASMPKLQKQMKDARKTSAANEPLALQVAEPPAEYGGLRNVRYGYAQHLRDGLPNATFVAFTGTPVSLEDRDTRAVFGDYVHIYDVEQAVKDGATVPIYYESRLARLELKEADTPQLDDEVDELTEDEEDDTAKAAQLRRWAALEKLVGAPPRIQKVAADLVEHFENRLASLDGKAMVVAMSREICVHLYDAIIALRPSWHDPDPEKGVVKIIMTGSASDKALLKPHIYSKDTKKRLERRYKDPADSFKLVIVRDMWLTGFDAPCMHTMYVDKPMKGHNLMQAIARVNRVFRDKPGGLVVDYIGIANELKAALKDYTQAKGKGKPTIAAEDALAVLLEKMGVLHDMLHGFGYNAFRTQAWQLLPGVANHILGLDDGKKRFADTVLSASKAFALCCTLDAALTHRDELAFLQAVKAALTKFGTSGKKLSDEQKEHALRQIMSKAVVSAEIIDIFKAAGLNRPDIGILSDEFLEDVRHMKERNLAVELLERLLKDDIKSRFKTNVVQQAKFSELLQLSLQRYRNRAIETAQVIEELIEMAKKFQEAALRGERLGLTTDEMAFYDALATNEAAVRDLGDATLKQIAVELTQKLRGSLTVDWSVRETVRARLRVMVKTLLKRYKYPPDRQDEATETVLKQAESLSAEWAGS
- a CDS encoding DUF4268 domain-containing protein, producing MKSPLGKLERIPLRKAWAHEAGEFTPWLAQADNLTLLAESLGLNELELAGIEHPVGDFKVDILCTDDGGKVIIENQLEKTNHTHLGQILTYAAGVGARKVIWVAESFRTEHVAALEFLNQHTTDELDFFAVEIELWRIGDSPMAPSFNVVVKPNDWAKTGQQNAKVAATMTPTKQRQLKFWTDWSTWLQDKGSTLRTQKPLPQHWTNIALGRAGVHLAATVNSRESRVGMEVYIDHDNSKAMFKQLLAQRDSIEGELQLSLNWQELPDGHACRIIQVRPESPLVDEAQWPAYFTWLESAALRMSEVFRPRVKALT